The Cloeon dipterum chromosome 3, ieCloDipt1.1, whole genome shotgun sequence genome includes a region encoding these proteins:
- the crc gene encoding activating transcription factor of chaperone isoform X2, which translates to MPPPWPPLLRHSESFKDASLVYLPDLDVLDVGLPEFAKPSYAESVLPSLDLESSEQMLIDLETILPYADDSPPLSPMDDLDELLQTHAQTLLCEDSVDDSSFNLQPLSQQMPPTPMSCVASPGPSSVGSQSPDYASSVCSEESTDPEWVPELQSPAPKEAKSGGRARRKPYSRAPTNRAERKKLQNKNAATRYRNKKKQEEEELLQVEAELLERNRELQAKVAEAETEMRIVKGLLRKRFQKMGLLN; encoded by the exons ATGCCGCCCCCGTGGCCACCCCTGCTCCGCCACTCTG AGTCCTTCAAGGATGCTTCCTTGGTCTATCTGCCGGACCTGGACGTCCTGGACGTCGGGCTTCCAGAATTTGCCAAGCCCAGCTATGCGGAATCCGTGCTGCCGTCGCTGGACCTCGAGTCCTCGGAGCAGATGCTGATAGACCTGGAAACCATCCTGCCGTACGCCGACGACTCTCCTCCTCTGAGTCCCATGGACGATTTGGACGAGTTGTTGCAGACGCACGCGCAGACCCTGCTGTGTGAGGACAGTGTGGACGACAGCAGCTTCAACCTGCAGCCGCTTAGCCAGCAGATGCCCCCGACGCCGATGAGCTGCGTCGCCTCACCCGGCCCTTCGTCCGTTGGAAGCCAGTCGCCGGACTACGCCAGCTCGGTGTGCTCCGAAGAGAGCACTGACCCCGAGTGGGTGCCCGAGCTGCAGTCGCCGGCGCCGAAGGAGGCCAAGAGCGGCGGCAGGGCCCGCAGGAAGCCGTACTCGCGGGCGCCGACCAACCGCGCCGAACGCAAGAAGCTGCAGAACAAGAACGCAGCCACGCGGTACCGCAACAAAAAGAagcaggaggaggaggagctGCTCCAGGTGGAGGCCGAGTTGCTCGAGCGCAACCGGGAGCTGCAGGCCAAAGTGGCAGAGGCCGAGACCGAGATGCGCATCGTCAAAGGCCTGCTGAGGAAAAGGTTCCAGAAGATGGGCCTTCTCAACTAA
- the crc gene encoding activating transcription factor of chaperone isoform X1, with translation MLFDDQTIRLLLVAAPTSAANYDATPFIRDETALDQGKMQGIKVEESAAEKACRLLKELEQEGASLEESFKDASLVYLPDLDVLDVGLPEFAKPSYAESVLPSLDLESSEQMLIDLETILPYADDSPPLSPMDDLDELLQTHAQTLLCEDSVDDSSFNLQPLSQQMPPTPMSCVASPGPSSVGSQSPDYASSVCSEESTDPEWVPELQSPAPKEAKSGGRARRKPYSRAPTNRAERKKLQNKNAATRYRNKKKQEEEELLQVEAELLERNRELQAKVAEAETEMRIVKGLLRKRFQKMGLLN, from the exons ATGTTGTTCGACGACCAAACGATCAGGCTTCTCTTGGTGGCTGCGCCCACCTCAGCTGCTAATTATGACGCCACCCCTTTCATCAGGGATGAGACCGCCCTGGACCAGGGCAAAATGCAAGGGATCAAGGTTGAGGAGTCCGCTGCAGAGAAGGCTTGCCGCCTGCTCAAAGAACTAGAGCAGGAGGGCGCCTCTCTTGAGG AGTCCTTCAAGGATGCTTCCTTGGTCTATCTGCCGGACCTGGACGTCCTGGACGTCGGGCTTCCAGAATTTGCCAAGCCCAGCTATGCGGAATCCGTGCTGCCGTCGCTGGACCTCGAGTCCTCGGAGCAGATGCTGATAGACCTGGAAACCATCCTGCCGTACGCCGACGACTCTCCTCCTCTGAGTCCCATGGACGATTTGGACGAGTTGTTGCAGACGCACGCGCAGACCCTGCTGTGTGAGGACAGTGTGGACGACAGCAGCTTCAACCTGCAGCCGCTTAGCCAGCAGATGCCCCCGACGCCGATGAGCTGCGTCGCCTCACCCGGCCCTTCGTCCGTTGGAAGCCAGTCGCCGGACTACGCCAGCTCGGTGTGCTCCGAAGAGAGCACTGACCCCGAGTGGGTGCCCGAGCTGCAGTCGCCGGCGCCGAAGGAGGCCAAGAGCGGCGGCAGGGCCCGCAGGAAGCCGTACTCGCGGGCGCCGACCAACCGCGCCGAACGCAAGAAGCTGCAGAACAAGAACGCAGCCACGCGGTACCGCAACAAAAAGAagcaggaggaggaggagctGCTCCAGGTGGAGGCCGAGTTGCTCGAGCGCAACCGGGAGCTGCAGGCCAAAGTGGCAGAGGCCGAGACCGAGATGCGCATCGTCAAAGGCCTGCTGAGGAAAAGGTTCCAGAAGATGGGCCTTCTCAACTAA
- the jim gene encoding endothelial zinc finger protein induced by tumor necrosis factor alpha isoform X1: MAAINFSASFAACLKLPRQFMYCFAQDGGGPYVLYKDGMERAGQWPSLPPQQQQQSGGQAAVPTAPQQQSAPQDAYLSSSPGEGGGGGQQASAPQSPFAAEAVPEADKGGDKGASPAPPTFNGGGYNYPRGPPQGGGMGPGPPPLLGGGFGALHYLKQPEQEYQQPPPPQPQTGGGELGQPPQLGGPLKGVKSELRLFKCQVCGKDFKQKSTLLQHERIHTDARPYGCPECGKRFRQQSHLTQHLRIHANEKPYSCGYCERTFRQRAILNQHLRIHSGEKPFGCAECGKHFRQKAILNQHVRTHQDVSPHLVFKNGSTPTLWPQDVPYPPDSKEDELAGDEQYSAYFKDSKGVQHSVFGGNLGALQYLKQQQQQQQPPPQGATVKQQQEAHHNNRGMPLYVRCPICQKEFKQKSTLLQHGCVHIESRPYPCPECGKRFRQQSHLTQHLRIHTNEKPYGCAYCGRNFRQRTILNQHLRIHTGEKPYKCGQCGKDFRQKAILDQHARTHQGERPFCCPMPNCRRRFSTEAEVKKHIDNHMNPQKSRAKLLAECKPTAAAAAALLPIVKHELYFPQCYAPSFNQGHQFAAAADFKPLLGMQPQQPLGPPQQQQPGNIPVSQ, from the exons ATGGCGGCCATCAACTTTTCGGCCTCCTTTGCGGCCTGCCTCAAACTACCTCGGCAGTTCATGTACTGCTTTGCTCAAG ATGGCGGTGGTCCGTATGTGCTGTACAAGGACGGCATGGAACGGGCCGGGCAGTGGCCGTCGCTGCctccccagcagcagcagcagtcgggCGGGCAGGCGGCGGTGCCGACGGcgccgcagcagcagtcgGCGCCGCAGGACGCGTACCTGAGTAGCAGCCCCGGCGAgggaggcggcggcgggcagCAGGCGTCCGCGCCGCAGTCTCCGTTCGCGGCGGAGGCGGTGCCGGAGGCGGACAAGGGCGGCGACAAGGGGGCGTCGCCGGCGCCGCCGACCTTCAACGGCGGCGGCTACAACTACCCTCGAGGGCCTCCGCAGGGCGGGGGCATGGGTCcggggccgccgccgctgctgggcGGGGGCTTCGGGGCGCTGCACTACCTGAAGCAGCCCGAGCAGGAGTaccagcagccgccgccgccgcagccgcagacGGGGGGCGGCGAGCTGGGCCAGCCGCCGCAGCTCGGGGGCCCGCTCAAGGGCGTCAAGAGCGAGCTGCGGCTGTTCAAGTGCCAGGTGTGCGGCAAGGACTTCAAGCAGAAGTCGACCCTGCTGCAGCACGAGCGCATCCACACGGACGCGCGGCCGTACGGGTGTCCAGAGTGCGGCAAGCGCTTCCGGCAGCAGAGCCACCTGACGCAGCACCTGCGCATCCACGCCAACGAGAAGCCCTACTCGTGCGGCTACTGCGAGAGGACGTTCCGGCAGCGCGCCATCCTCAACCAGCACCTGCGCATCCACTCGGGTGAGAAGCCATTCGGGTGTGCCGAGTGCGGCAAGCACTTTCGCCAGAAGGCCATCCTCAACCAGCACGTCCGCACACACCAAG ATGTGAGTCCGCACCTGGTGTTCAAGAACGGCAGCACGCCGACCCTGTGGCCGCAGGACGTGCCCTACCCGCCGGACAGCAAGGAGGACGAGCTGGCCGGCGACGAGCAGTACAGCGCCTACTTCAAGGACAGCAAGGGCGTGCAGCACTCGGTGTTCGGCGGCAACCTGGGCGCCCTGCAGTACctgaagcagcagcaacagcagcagcagccgccgccgcagggCGCCACCgtcaagcagcagcaggaggcGCACCACAACAACCGCGGCATGCCGCTGTACGTGCGCTGTCCGATCTGCCAAAAGGAGTTCAAGCAGAAGTCGACCCTGCTGCAGCACGGCTGCGTGCACATCGAGTCGCGGCCGTACCCGTGCCCCGAGTGCGGCAAGCGCTTCCGGCAGCAGAGCCACCTGACGCAGCACCTGCGCATCCACACAAACGAAAAGCCGTACGGCTGCGCCTACTGCGGCCGCAACTTCCGGCAGCGCACCATCCTCAACCAGCACCTGCGCATCCACACGGGCGAGAAGCCGTACAAGTGCGGCCAATGCGGCAAGGACTTCCGGCAGAAGGCCATCCTGGACCAGCACGCGCGCACCCACCAGGGCGAGCGGCCCTTCTGCTGCCCCATGCCCAACTGCCGGCGCCGCTTCTCCACCGAGGCCGAGGTCAAGAAGCACATCGACAACCACATGAACCCGCAGAAGAGCCGCGCCAAGCTGCTGGCCGAGTGCAAGCCcacggcggccgcggccgccgccctcCTGCCCATCGTCAAGCACGAGCTCTACTTCCCGCAGTGCTACGCGCCATCCTTCAACCAGGGCCACCAGTTCGCCGCAGCCGCAGACTTCAAGCCGCTGCTCGGCATGCAGCCGCAACAGCCGCTTGGCCCGccccaacagcagcagccgggAAACATTCCCGTCAGCCAGTGA
- the jim gene encoding zinc finger protein 883 isoform X2, translating to MAAINFSASFAACLKLPRQFMYCFAQDGGGPYVLYKDGMERAGQWPSLPPQQQQQSGGQAAVPTAPQQQSAPQDAYLSSSPGEGGGGGQQASAPQSPFAAEAVPEADKGGDKGASPAPPTFNGGGYNYPRGPPQGGGMGPGPPPLLGGGFGALHYLKQPEQEYQQPPPPQPQTGGGELGQPPQLGGPLKGVKSELRLFKCQVCGKDFKQKSTLLQHERIHTDARPYGCPECGKRFRQQSHLTQHLRIHANEKPYSCGYCERTFRQRAILNQHLRIHSDVSPHLVFKNGSTPTLWPQDVPYPPDSKEDELAGDEQYSAYFKDSKGVQHSVFGGNLGALQYLKQQQQQQQPPPQGATVKQQQEAHHNNRGMPLYVRCPICQKEFKQKSTLLQHGCVHIESRPYPCPECGKRFRQQSHLTQHLRIHTNEKPYGCAYCGRNFRQRTILNQHLRIHTGEKPYKCGQCGKDFRQKAILDQHARTHQGERPFCCPMPNCRRRFSTEAEVKKHIDNHMNPQKSRAKLLAECKPTAAAAAALLPIVKHELYFPQCYAPSFNQGHQFAAAADFKPLLGMQPQQPLGPPQQQQPGNIPVSQ from the exons ATGGCGGCCATCAACTTTTCGGCCTCCTTTGCGGCCTGCCTCAAACTACCTCGGCAGTTCATGTACTGCTTTGCTCAAG ATGGCGGTGGTCCGTATGTGCTGTACAAGGACGGCATGGAACGGGCCGGGCAGTGGCCGTCGCTGCctccccagcagcagcagcagtcgggCGGGCAGGCGGCGGTGCCGACGGcgccgcagcagcagtcgGCGCCGCAGGACGCGTACCTGAGTAGCAGCCCCGGCGAgggaggcggcggcgggcagCAGGCGTCCGCGCCGCAGTCTCCGTTCGCGGCGGAGGCGGTGCCGGAGGCGGACAAGGGCGGCGACAAGGGGGCGTCGCCGGCGCCGCCGACCTTCAACGGCGGCGGCTACAACTACCCTCGAGGGCCTCCGCAGGGCGGGGGCATGGGTCcggggccgccgccgctgctgggcGGGGGCTTCGGGGCGCTGCACTACCTGAAGCAGCCCGAGCAGGAGTaccagcagccgccgccgccgcagccgcagacGGGGGGCGGCGAGCTGGGCCAGCCGCCGCAGCTCGGGGGCCCGCTCAAGGGCGTCAAGAGCGAGCTGCGGCTGTTCAAGTGCCAGGTGTGCGGCAAGGACTTCAAGCAGAAGTCGACCCTGCTGCAGCACGAGCGCATCCACACGGACGCGCGGCCGTACGGGTGTCCAGAGTGCGGCAAGCGCTTCCGGCAGCAGAGCCACCTGACGCAGCACCTGCGCATCCACGCCAACGAGAAGCCCTACTCGTGCGGCTACTGCGAGAGGACGTTCCGGCAGCGCGCCATCCTCAACCAGCACCTGCGCATCCACTCGG ATGTGAGTCCGCACCTGGTGTTCAAGAACGGCAGCACGCCGACCCTGTGGCCGCAGGACGTGCCCTACCCGCCGGACAGCAAGGAGGACGAGCTGGCCGGCGACGAGCAGTACAGCGCCTACTTCAAGGACAGCAAGGGCGTGCAGCACTCGGTGTTCGGCGGCAACCTGGGCGCCCTGCAGTACctgaagcagcagcaacagcagcagcagccgccgccgcagggCGCCACCgtcaagcagcagcaggaggcGCACCACAACAACCGCGGCATGCCGCTGTACGTGCGCTGTCCGATCTGCCAAAAGGAGTTCAAGCAGAAGTCGACCCTGCTGCAGCACGGCTGCGTGCACATCGAGTCGCGGCCGTACCCGTGCCCCGAGTGCGGCAAGCGCTTCCGGCAGCAGAGCCACCTGACGCAGCACCTGCGCATCCACACAAACGAAAAGCCGTACGGCTGCGCCTACTGCGGCCGCAACTTCCGGCAGCGCACCATCCTCAACCAGCACCTGCGCATCCACACGGGCGAGAAGCCGTACAAGTGCGGCCAATGCGGCAAGGACTTCCGGCAGAAGGCCATCCTGGACCAGCACGCGCGCACCCACCAGGGCGAGCGGCCCTTCTGCTGCCCCATGCCCAACTGCCGGCGCCGCTTCTCCACCGAGGCCGAGGTCAAGAAGCACATCGACAACCACATGAACCCGCAGAAGAGCCGCGCCAAGCTGCTGGCCGAGTGCAAGCCcacggcggccgcggccgccgccctcCTGCCCATCGTCAAGCACGAGCTCTACTTCCCGCAGTGCTACGCGCCATCCTTCAACCAGGGCCACCAGTTCGCCGCAGCCGCAGACTTCAAGCCGCTGCTCGGCATGCAGCCGCAACAGCCGCTTGGCCCGccccaacagcagcagccgggAAACATTCCCGTCAGCCAGTGA